The proteins below are encoded in one region of Anaeromicrobium sediminis:
- a CDS encoding ABC transporter ATP-binding protein, translating into MSEPVLLMRDIVKAYDLGKQKVQVLNEISLKINKGEFVAVLGPSGSGKSTLMNIIGCIDTANSGEYILGGEPIKEKTENELAHIRNKEIGFIFQKFNLLPKYTAQHNVALPLLLRGVERNVAFEKAEDLLVQVGLGDRIDHKPIELSGGQQQRVSIARALIGDPKILLADEPTGNLDSKSGEDIINMFLDLNKKGNTIILITHDLHVAQQAKRIINVRDGKVHEG; encoded by the coding sequence ATGAGTGAACCAGTACTTTTAATGAGAGATATAGTAAAAGCCTATGATTTAGGAAAACAAAAGGTTCAAGTATTAAATGAAATTTCACTAAAAATAAATAAGGGTGAATTTGTAGCCGTACTAGGACCATCTGGTTCGGGAAAATCAACTCTTATGAATATTATTGGATGTATTGATACAGCCAATAGTGGTGAATACATATTAGGTGGAGAACCTATTAAAGAAAAAACTGAAAATGAATTGGCTCACATAAGAAATAAGGAGATTGGATTCATATTTCAAAAGTTTAATCTACTTCCTAAATATACAGCTCAACATAATGTAGCCTTACCCCTTCTATTGAGAGGGGTAGAGAGAAACGTAGCTTTTGAAAAGGCAGAGGATTTATTAGTTCAGGTGGGCCTTGGGGATAGAATAGACCATAAGCCCATAGAACTATCAGGTGGGCAACAACAAAGGGTATCCATTGCTAGAGCATTAATAGGAGACCCTAAAATATTACTTGCAGATGAACCTACAGGAAACTTAGATTCTAAATCAGGAGAAGATATAATTAATATGTTTTTAGATCTGAATAAAAAAGGTAATACCATCATATTGATTACCCATGATTTACATGTGGCTCAGCAGGCAAAGAGAATAATTAACGTAAGGGACGGTAAAGTCCATGAAGGTTAA
- a CDS encoding HAMP domain-containing sensor histidine kinase — MKNIRSKLWISITALILLILGISWLFQVYFLNDFYINAITNSLVDSGKEIAAIVEKEGIESENLSEKIHEVASDLNGRVNIIDRQNNIKYNNLLAERGFKDLKILGQKPHRELERFSFKQDLYINRLIQKKDGKDIVRHLNVAVPIKKGDTVIGNVWLSSGLSSTNSITFVLKRQLSIISGISLLVGTILSLFLSKMFAKPIIKITNATKEIAKGNFDCNIDVKGEDEIGILGNTINKMAEQLSQIETFRREFIANTSHELKTPISLIKAYAELTLDIEGEEKESREANLKVIIDESDRLTNMVEDILYLSKMEAGYYDPTTEPFIVNDILTRVIDKLKYFAKEKNIDILFNYNKELFIEGDENKIFQVFFNILNNSIIHSFKNSEIQINLLDNKNSIRIEFKDFGSGIPKEDLPYIWERFYKVDKSRKRNKSGTGLGMSIVKNILEAHNYAYGIESEVNKGTLVWIEVKKS; from the coding sequence ATGAAAAATATACGAAGTAAACTTTGGATATCTATTACAGCACTTATTCTCCTCATATTGGGAATATCCTGGCTATTTCAGGTATATTTCCTAAATGACTTTTATATAAATGCCATAACCAATTCCCTAGTAGATAGCGGTAAAGAAATAGCTGCTATTGTGGAGAAGGAAGGCATAGAATCTGAAAATTTATCAGAAAAAATCCACGAAGTGGCCTCTGATTTAAATGGTCGTGTAAATATAATCGATAGGCAAAACAATATTAAATATAACAACCTATTAGCAGAACGAGGATTTAAAGACCTGAAAATACTAGGCCAAAAACCTCACCGTGAACTTGAACGATTTTCCTTTAAACAAGATCTTTATATAAATCGTCTAATACAGAAAAAGGATGGAAAAGACATTGTAAGACACTTAAATGTGGCAGTTCCCATAAAAAAGGGAGATACAGTAATAGGTAATGTATGGCTATCTTCTGGCCTTTCTTCAACTAATTCTATTACTTTTGTATTAAAGAGGCAATTATCTATAATAAGTGGAATTTCCCTGCTAGTTGGGACTATATTATCCTTATTTCTATCTAAAATGTTTGCAAAGCCCATAATAAAAATAACAAATGCTACAAAGGAAATTGCAAAGGGTAATTTTGATTGTAATATAGACGTAAAAGGTGAAGATGAAATAGGTATCCTTGGGAATACAATAAATAAAATGGCTGAACAATTGAGTCAGATAGAAACTTTCAGGCGAGAATTCATAGCTAATACTTCCCACGAATTAAAAACTCCCATAAGTTTAATAAAGGCTTATGCAGAACTCACCCTGGATATAGAAGGAGAAGAAAAGGAAAGTAGGGAAGCAAATTTAAAAGTAATAATAGATGAATCTGACAGACTTACTAATATGGTAGAAGATATTTTATATTTGTCTAAAATGGAAGCTGGATATTATGATCCTACTACGGAACCTTTCATAGTAAACGATATATTAACTAGGGTCATAGATAAATTAAAGTATTTTGCTAAGGAAAAAAATATAGATATATTATTTAACTATAACAAAGAATTGTTTATAGAAGGAGACGAAAATAAAATCTTTCAAGTATTTTTTAATATATTAAATAACTCCATAATTCACTCATTTAAGAATAGTGAAATTCAAATTAATCTACTAGATAATAAAAATTCTATTCGAATAGAATTTAAAGATTTTGGATCAGGTATCCCTAAAGAGGACCTTCCCTATATATGGGAAAGATTTTATAAGGTTGATAAATCCAGAAAAAGAAATAAATCTGGTACAGGATTAGGTATGTCTATAGTAAAAAATATATTAGAAGCCCATAATTATGCCTATGGTATAGAAAGTGAAGTAAATAAAGGTACTTTAGTATGGATAGAAGTAAAAAAATCTTAA
- a CDS encoding response regulator transcription factor — protein sequence MIKILIAEDEDKMRQVIRKYVEKEEYEVTEACDGRAALEILETENDFSLIILDVMMPIIDGWTVCRKVREKLDTPIIMLTARGEEYDRLFGFELGVDDYIVKPFSPRELIARIKAILKRSSKTVKNDVLDYGNIKISPLERIVLVDNKEVYLTPKEFDLLLFLTTNNKQACSREMLLSKVWGYDFIGDLRTVDTHIKQLREKLSPYKGYIKTVWGTGYKFKVEE from the coding sequence ATGATAAAAATATTAATAGCTGAAGATGAAGATAAAATGCGCCAAGTCATAAGAAAGTATGTTGAAAAAGAAGAATATGAAGTGACAGAAGCTTGTGATGGTCGTGCTGCTTTAGAAATATTAGAAACAGAAAATGATTTTTCCTTAATAATATTAGATGTGATGATGCCCATAATAGATGGTTGGACCGTGTGTAGGAAAGTACGAGAAAAATTAGATACTCCCATAATAATGCTAACTGCCCGTGGTGAAGAATACGATAGATTGTTTGGATTTGAATTGGGAGTAGATGATTACATAGTAAAGCCCTTTAGCCCTCGGGAGTTAATAGCTAGGATAAAAGCCATATTAAAAAGAAGTTCTAAAACTGTAAAAAACGATGTATTAGACTATGGAAATATAAAGATTTCTCCATTGGAAAGGATTGTGTTAGTAGATAATAAAGAAGTATACTTAACACCAAAGGAATTTGATTTATTATTATTTTTAACTACTAATAACAAGCAAGCCTGTTCTAGAGAAATGCTTTTAAGTAAAGTATGGGGTTATGATTTTATAGGAGATTTAAGAACAGTAGATACCCACATTAAACAATTAAGAGAAAAACTTTCTCCCTATAAGGGATACATAAAAACCGTATGGGGAACAGGATATAAGTTTAAGGTGGAAGAATAA
- a CDS encoding ABC transporter substrate-binding protein has protein sequence MKKLSLFLVLILVLSVFAACGTTKEEKTVVIGGKNYTEQEILVYLMRDIIEAKTDVKVVTKPFLGGTQVVFAAMKKGDLDIYAEYTGTALLSILKQDLDTDTDRVYNTVKDLMDKDHGLAVLKPFGFNNTYALAMKAEKAESLGIKTYSDLAAKSGDLVIAGTQEFLERKDGYMGLKETYGMNFKSTKGMDPGLTYAAVRDGQVDVNSAFATDGRIAAFNLTVLEDDKNFFPPYYATPVIRKDTLEKYPEVKDALEQLAGKLDDKTMSDLNAQVDLNKKDAKVVANEWLKSQGLID, from the coding sequence ATGAAAAAGTTAAGTTTATTTTTAGTTTTAATTTTAGTACTTTCTGTATTTGCTGCATGCGGAACTACAAAAGAAGAAAAAACTGTAGTTATAGGTGGTAAAAACTATACGGAACAAGAAATTTTAGTTTATTTAATGAGGGATATAATAGAAGCTAAAACTGATGTTAAAGTAGTAACTAAGCCCTTCTTAGGTGGAACTCAAGTTGTATTTGCAGCCATGAAAAAGGGAGACTTAGACATATATGCTGAATATACAGGTACAGCTCTTTTAAGTATATTGAAACAAGATTTAGATACGGATACGGACAGAGTTTATAATACGGTAAAAGACTTAATGGATAAGGATCATGGTCTTGCCGTGTTAAAACCTTTTGGGTTTAACAATACTTATGCCCTAGCTATGAAAGCTGAAAAGGCAGAAAGTTTAGGAATAAAAACTTATTCAGATTTAGCAGCTAAATCTGGAGATTTAGTTATAGCAGGAACCCAAGAGTTCTTAGAGAGAAAAGATGGTTATATGGGATTAAAAGAAACATATGGTATGAATTTCAAATCTACTAAGGGTATGGATCCAGGTCTTACATATGCAGCCGTTAGAGATGGTCAAGTTGACGTTAATAGTGCCTTCGCTACAGATGGCAGGATAGCTGCATTTAATTTAACAGTATTAGAAGATGATAAGAATTTCTTCCCACCTTACTATGCAACACCAGTAATTAGAAAAGATACTTTAGAAAAATATCCAGAAGTAAAGGATGCCCTTGAACAATTGGCAGGTAAATTAGATGATAAGACCATGTCTGACCTTAATGCTCAAGTTGACTTGAATAAAAAGGACGCTAAGGTCGTAGCTAATGAATGGTTAAAATCACAAGGTTTAATAGATTAA
- a CDS encoding ABC transporter permease: MNNNLFIEVINVFQNRSSDILLALGQHLQITLIALFLSVSIAVPVGILLTRRRNISDLVIGFASVFQTIPSLAILGFMIPFLGIGKVPAIVALTIYGLAPILRNTYTGIVEVNPASIEAGVGMGMTSKQVLFMVELPLALSIIMAGIRTSTVLIIGVGTIAALIGAGGLGDLLFRGIQTVNPALILAGAIPAAGLALTFDFLLKKLESYATPRGLKK; encoded by the coding sequence ATGAATAATAATCTTTTTATAGAAGTAATTAATGTGTTTCAAAATCGTTCTTCAGATATATTATTGGCCCTAGGTCAACATTTACAAATAACTTTAATTGCCCTATTTCTCTCTGTATCTATTGCAGTTCCAGTGGGTATACTATTGACCCGCCGAAGAAATATTTCAGATTTAGTTATAGGCTTTGCATCTGTTTTTCAGACAATTCCAAGTTTAGCAATCCTAGGTTTTATGATACCCTTCTTAGGTATTGGAAAAGTTCCTGCAATTGTGGCTTTAACCATATATGGACTAGCCCCAATTTTAAGAAATACATATACAGGTATAGTAGAGGTAAACCCAGCATCTATTGAAGCAGGAGTAGGTATGGGTATGACTTCCAAGCAAGTATTATTTATGGTAGAGCTTCCTCTTGCTTTATCCATAATAATGGCAGGTATTAGAACATCCACCGTATTAATAATAGGTGTTGGTACTATTGCAGCCCTTATTGGTGCTGGTGGATTAGGAGATTTACTATTTAGAGGTATCCAAACAGTAAACCCTGCATTAATATTAGCTGGTGCTATTCCAGCGGCAGGTCTTGCTTTGACTTTTGATTTCTTACTTAAGAAATTAGAATCTTATGCTACACCAAGGGGATTAAAAAAATAA
- a CDS encoding ABC transporter ATP-binding protein: protein MIRFENVTKIYEDGFKALDNINLHVKEGELLVLIGPSGCGKTTTMKMINRLIDHTKGKIYMDNKEISKVNPVELRRNIGYVIQQIGLLPHMTIAENVALVPKLKKMDKEKYMKRVDELLDMVGLDPKIYKSRYPAELSGGQQQRVGVIRALAADPPVILMDEPFSALDPISREQLQKELVRLQQEIKKTIVFVTHDMDEALEIADRICLMKDGQIIQLDTPEKILRHPANEFVSEFIGEERLNSKKALPPITEVMIEAVTTKPDRGLAEALKLMRNHKVTSLAVVDKKNKFLGSVGVWNIQRNFSNEDLKVKDVMKTDIPFIKEADSLEEAIDLFLNTDIKYVPVLNNEKALTGVITHSSLVEILASRY from the coding sequence GTGATAAGATTTGAGAACGTGACTAAAATATATGAAGATGGCTTTAAAGCCTTAGACAATATAAACCTGCACGTAAAAGAAGGAGAACTATTGGTTTTAATCGGCCCTAGTGGCTGTGGGAAAACTACTACTATGAAGATGATTAATAGACTTATTGATCATACCAAAGGAAAAATCTATATGGATAATAAGGAAATAAGTAAAGTAAATCCAGTAGAACTCCGTAGAAACATAGGTTATGTTATACAACAAATAGGATTATTACCTCACATGACCATAGCTGAAAATGTGGCTTTAGTGCCCAAACTAAAAAAAATGGATAAGGAAAAATATATGAAAAGAGTGGATGAACTCCTGGATATGGTAGGCTTAGATCCTAAAATATACAAGAGCAGATATCCAGCAGAACTAAGCGGAGGTCAACAACAGAGGGTTGGAGTAATAAGAGCTCTAGCAGCAGATCCACCAGTAATCCTTATGGATGAGCCCTTTAGTGCCCTTGATCCTATAAGTCGTGAACAACTTCAAAAGGAATTAGTTAGACTTCAACAGGAAATAAAAAAGACCATTGTATTTGTTACTCATGATATGGACGAGGCATTAGAAATTGCAGATAGAATTTGCCTAATGAAGGATGGACAAATCATTCAATTAGATACTCCCGAAAAAATTTTAAGACATCCTGCCAATGAATTTGTAAGCGAATTTATTGGGGAGGAAAGGTTAAATAGTAAAAAGGCTCTTCCTCCAATTACTGAAGTTATGATAGAAGCTGTAACTACAAAACCTGACCGTGGTTTGGCAGAAGCTTTAAAACTTATGAGAAACCATAAGGTTACAAGCTTAGCAGTAGTGGATAAAAAGAATAAATTCTTAGGTTCTGTAGGAGTTTGGAATATTCAGAGAAACTTTTCAAATGAAGATTTAAAGGTAAAGGATGTAATGAAAACAGATATTCCTTTTATAAAAGAAGCTGACTCCCTAGAAGAAGCCATAGATTTATTTTTAAATACAGATATAAAATACGTTCCCGTATTGAATAATGAAAAGGCTCTAACGGGAGTTATAACTCACTCTAGCTTAGTAGAAATATTAGCTAGTAGATATTAA
- a CDS encoding DUF2225 domain-containing protein translates to MANNPNIFYRDKKCIKCHRKFKTPQVKSNAVRIDKRDTDNCPYYKLDNPLLYEFYICPHCHMVFTDHFEEITKQKDKDILDRLFFKMRNVENLFEERNIDDGLRLAKLALVAGESLKETSIKLAPICLRIAWFNRYKEDVGEESRFLSNAYAHFEKAYNNSDLKIKDKSVPEDFVVYTLAELSYRIGVYINTKSWFNQLFKFPNRSRYVMKGRDRWSDIRQEITKVSK, encoded by the coding sequence ATGGCAAATAATCCCAACATATTTTATAGAGACAAAAAATGTATAAAATGTCATAGAAAATTTAAGACACCCCAGGTAAAAAGTAATGCAGTTAGGATAGACAAGAGGGATACGGACAACTGTCCTTACTATAAGTTGGACAATCCTTTGTTGTATGAGTTTTATATATGCCCTCATTGTCATATGGTTTTTACAGATCACTTTGAAGAAATAACTAAGCAAAAGGATAAAGATATTTTAGATAGGTTATTTTTTAAGATGAGAAATGTAGAAAATCTATTTGAAGAAAGAAATATAGATGACGGGTTAAGACTGGCAAAACTAGCCCTTGTTGCTGGTGAGTCTTTAAAGGAAACTAGTATTAAATTAGCCCCCATATGTCTAAGAATAGCTTGGTTTAATAGATATAAAGAGGATGTAGGGGAAGAAAGCAGGTTTTTGTCTAATGCCTATGCCCATTTTGAAAAGGCCTATAATAATTCAGACTTAAAAATAAAGGATAAATCAGTACCAGAGGATTTTGTAGTATATACTTTAGCTGAATTAAGCTATAGAATTGGCGTATATATAAACACTAAATCCTGGTTCAATCAATTGTTCAAATTTCCAAATAGAAGTAGATATGTAATGAAGGGCAGAGACAGGTGGTCAGATATAAGGCAGGAAATTACAAAGGTTAGTAAGTAA